One genomic window of Halobellus limi includes the following:
- a CDS encoding alpha/beta fold hydrolase — protein MNLPLATRFRETPRMRITRRGADGEDLLVVLGWGNKPTHEHVAWLLTRLLDAGYRVHAVTLPTNGWNFEAQYVAPLDEYLTDHDVDLALSHSTGGLVAERLADRHALRNVFLSPWWGVRTDGLVDRAILAAFERLPTAKRLYAPDLDAAAIGDLKSTAEAATGPGGLSPAFLATVREAQSRLGPFDDGDAVFYSPEDRVVDPAAIEARTPPENRRSYDGGHEFFASSGRADVLDDVLAALDAGPDAV, from the coding sequence GTGAACCTCCCGCTTGCGACCCGGTTCCGCGAGACGCCCCGGATGCGGATCACGCGCCGCGGAGCCGACGGCGAGGACCTGCTCGTCGTGCTCGGGTGGGGTAACAAGCCCACGCACGAGCACGTCGCGTGGCTCCTGACGCGACTGCTCGACGCCGGCTACCGCGTTCACGCCGTGACGCTGCCGACGAACGGCTGGAACTTCGAGGCGCAGTACGTCGCGCCGCTCGACGAGTACCTGACCGACCACGACGTCGACCTCGCGTTGAGCCACAGCACCGGCGGTCTCGTCGCCGAGCGTCTCGCCGATCGGCACGCGCTTCGGAACGTGTTCCTCAGCCCCTGGTGGGGCGTCCGGACCGACGGGCTCGTCGATCGGGCGATCCTCGCGGCGTTCGAGCGACTCCCGACCGCGAAGCGGCTGTACGCTCCGGACCTCGACGCCGCAGCGATCGGGGATCTGAAGTCGACTGCGGAGGCCGCCACGGGTCCCGGGGGCCTCTCGCCGGCGTTCCTCGCGACGGTCCGCGAAGCCCAGTCGCGACTCGGCCCCTTCGACGACGGCGACGCCGTCTTCTACTCGCCCGAGGACCGGGTGGTCGACCCTGCCGCGATCGAAGCGCGAACGCCGCCGGAGAACCGGCGCTCGTACGACGGCGGCCACGAGTTCTTCGCCTCCTCGGGCCGGGCAGACGTCCTCGACGACGTGCTCGCCGCCCTCGACGCGGGACCGGACGCGGTCTGA
- the dnaK gene encoding molecular chaperone DnaK, which yields MASNKILGIDLGTTNSAFAVMEGGDPEIIVNAEGDRTTPSVVAFTDDEERLVGKPAKNQAIQNPDNTIGSIKRHMGEEDYSVEVDDEEYTPEQISAMILQKIKRDAEEYLGDEIEKAVITVPAYFNDRQRQATKDAGEIAGFEVERIVNEPTAASMAYGLDDDSDQTILVYDLGGGTFDVSVLDLGGGVYEVVATNGDNDLGGDDWDEAIIDWLAEQFENEHNIDLREDRQALQRLKDAAEEAKIELSSRKETTINLPFITATDTGPVHLEETLSRAKFESLTEDLIERTVGPTEQALEDAGYDRGDIDEVILVGGSTRMPQVHEKVEEMLGTEPKKNVNPDEAVALGAAIQGGVLGGEVDDIVLLDVTPLSLGIEVKGGLFERLIDKNTTIPTEESKIFTTAADNQTSVNVRVFQGEREIAEENELLGEFQLTGIPPAPAGTPQIEVSFNIDENGIVNVEAEDKGSGNAESITIEGGAGLSDEEIERMQEEAEEHAEEDKQRRERIEARNEAESAIQRAETLLEENEEEVDDDLRASIEEKIEDVEETLEDDDATKEDYEDVTEALTTELQEIGKQMYEAQQAAGGAGGAGAAGAGPGGAAGPGGAGPGGMGDMGGAASDGDEYVDADFEDVDDDEDDEESSS from the coding sequence ATGGCCAGCAACAAGATCCTCGGTATCGACCTCGGCACCACGAACAGCGCGTTCGCGGTGATGGAAGGGGGCGACCCGGAGATCATCGTGAACGCCGAGGGCGACCGAACGACGCCTTCCGTAGTGGCGTTCACCGACGACGAGGAGCGACTCGTGGGCAAGCCCGCGAAGAACCAGGCGATCCAGAACCCCGACAACACGATCGGCTCGATCAAGCGGCACATGGGGGAGGAGGACTACTCCGTCGAAGTCGACGACGAGGAGTACACGCCCGAGCAGATCTCGGCGATGATCCTCCAGAAGATCAAGCGCGACGCCGAGGAGTACCTCGGCGACGAGATCGAGAAGGCGGTCATCACCGTCCCCGCGTACTTCAACGACCGTCAGCGCCAGGCGACGAAGGACGCCGGCGAGATCGCCGGCTTCGAGGTCGAACGCATCGTCAACGAGCCGACGGCGGCGTCGATGGCGTACGGCCTCGACGACGACTCCGATCAGACGATTCTCGTCTACGACCTCGGCGGCGGGACGTTCGACGTGAGCGTCCTGGACCTCGGCGGCGGCGTCTACGAGGTCGTCGCCACGAACGGGGACAACGACCTCGGCGGCGACGACTGGGACGAGGCCATCATCGACTGGCTGGCCGAGCAGTTCGAGAACGAGCACAACATCGACCTCCGCGAGGACCGGCAGGCGCTCCAGCGGCTGAAGGACGCCGCCGAGGAGGCGAAGATCGAACTGAGTAGCCGAAAGGAGACGACGATCAACCTCCCGTTCATCACGGCGACGGACACCGGGCCGGTCCACCTCGAGGAGACGCTCTCGCGGGCGAAGTTCGAGTCGCTCACCGAGGACCTGATCGAGCGCACCGTGGGGCCGACCGAGCAGGCGCTCGAAGACGCCGGCTACGACAGAGGCGACATCGACGAGGTCATCCTCGTCGGCGGCTCCACCCGGATGCCGCAGGTCCACGAGAAGGTCGAGGAGATGCTCGGGACCGAGCCGAAGAAGAACGTCAACCCCGACGAGGCCGTCGCGCTCGGCGCGGCGATCCAGGGCGGCGTCCTCGGCGGCGAGGTCGACGACATCGTCCTGCTCGACGTGACGCCTTTGAGCCTCGGGATCGAGGTCAAGGGCGGCCTCTTCGAGCGCCTCATCGACAAGAACACGACCATCCCGACCGAGGAGTCGAAGATCTTCACGACCGCCGCGGACAACCAGACCTCCGTGAACGTCCGCGTCTTCCAGGGCGAGCGCGAGATCGCCGAGGAGAACGAACTGCTCGGGGAGTTCCAGCTGACCGGCATCCCGCCGGCTCCCGCCGGAACGCCGCAGATCGAGGTCTCGTTCAACATCGACGAGAACGGCATCGTGAACGTCGAGGCCGAGGACAAGGGCTCCGGTAACGCCGAGTCGATCACGATCGAGGGCGGCGCCGGTCTCTCCGACGAGGAGATCGAGCGGATGCAGGAGGAGGCCGAAGAGCACGCCGAGGAGGACAAACAGCGCCGCGAGCGCATCGAAGCCCGCAACGAGGCCGAGAGCGCGATCCAGCGCGCCGAGACGCTGCTCGAAGAGAACGAGGAGGAGGTCGACGACGACCTCCGCGCCTCGATCGAGGAGAAGATCGAGGACGTCGAGGAGACCCTCGAAGACGACGACGCCACGAAGGAGGACTACGAGGACGTCACCGAGGCCCTCACGACCGAACTGCAGGAGATCGGCAAGCAGATGTACGAGGCCCAGCAGGCCGCCGGCGGCGCGGGCGGTGCGGGTGCCGCGGGCGCCGGTCCCGGTGGCGCGGCCGGGCCCGGCGGCGCAGGCCCCGGCGGAATGGGCGATATGGGCGGCGCCGCCTCCGACGGCGACGAGTACGTCGACGCCGACTTCGAGGACGTGGACGACGACGAGGACGACGAGGAGTCGTCCTCCTGA
- the purF gene encoding amidophosphoribosyltransferase, with amino-acid sequence MPDGRDLSNPTPGREPTNAESSTDDPPAATSAQATPPGADLSGPTEKCGVVGVALEDRAASRPLYYSLYALQHRGQESAGIVTHDGFQQHSHVEMGLVGDAFGEGDLDSLAGRTGIGHVRYPTSGGVNASCAQPFSVSFKSGSLGLSHNGNLVNADEIREELANLGHAFTSDGDTEVIAHDLARNLLEADLVRAVKRTMDRIHGSYALTIMHDETVLAVRDPQGNRPLCIGKLEDGYVVASESAAIDTLDGELVRDVRPGELVVLEPDGSGFDSYQLVEREDTAHCFFEHVYFARPDSIIDESLVYEARRDLGRKLWAESGIETDVVMPVPDSGRSFASGYAEAANETTASGEERPAEEEAVEFAEGLMKNRYVGRTFIMPTQDERERAVRLKLNPIKSTIEGKSVTIIDDSIVRGTTSRQLVSLLKDAGAEEVHVRIGAPPIVAPCYMGIDMASREELIAADRSIEEIREEIHADSLGYLSIDAVADVLGESRLDLCLGCVTGEYPYDIDGEDTDRDVQRPVIGDGATASADD; translated from the coding sequence ATGCCTGACGGGCGGGACCTCTCGAACCCCACTCCCGGACGCGAGCCGACGAACGCGGAATCATCGACCGACGATCCACCGGCCGCCACCTCGGCGCAGGCGACGCCGCCGGGGGCGGATCTCTCCGGGCCGACCGAGAAGTGCGGGGTCGTCGGCGTCGCGCTCGAAGACCGCGCCGCGTCGCGCCCGTTGTACTACTCGCTGTACGCGCTCCAGCACCGCGGCCAGGAGTCGGCGGGGATCGTCACCCACGACGGCTTCCAACAGCACAGCCACGTCGAGATGGGCCTCGTCGGCGACGCCTTCGGCGAGGGCGATCTCGACTCACTGGCGGGCCGGACCGGCATCGGCCACGTCCGCTACCCCACCTCCGGCGGCGTCAACGCCTCCTGCGCACAGCCCTTCTCCGTCTCGTTCAAGTCGGGGTCGCTCGGGCTCTCGCACAACGGCAACCTCGTCAACGCCGACGAGATCCGCGAGGAACTGGCGAACCTCGGCCACGCGTTCACCTCCGACGGCGATACGGAGGTCATCGCCCACGACCTCGCGCGGAACCTGCTCGAAGCCGACCTCGTCCGTGCGGTCAAGCGAACGATGGACCGCATCCACGGTTCCTACGCGCTGACGATCATGCACGACGAGACCGTGCTCGCGGTCCGGGACCCGCAGGGGAACCGACCGCTCTGCATCGGGAAGCTGGAGGACGGCTACGTCGTCGCCTCCGAGTCCGCCGCGATCGACACGCTGGACGGCGAGCTCGTCCGCGATGTCCGCCCGGGAGAACTCGTCGTCCTCGAACCCGACGGCTCCGGCTTCGACTCCTACCAGCTCGTCGAGCGCGAGGACACCGCCCACTGCTTCTTCGAGCACGTCTACTTCGCCCGGCCCGACTCGATCATCGACGAGTCGCTGGTCTATGAGGCCCGCCGCGACCTCGGCCGGAAGCTCTGGGCGGAGTCGGGCATCGAGACCGACGTCGTGATGCCCGTCCCCGACTCCGGACGGTCGTTCGCCTCCGGCTACGCCGAGGCGGCCAACGAGACGACCGCCTCGGGGGAGGAACGGCCCGCCGAAGAGGAGGCCGTCGAGTTCGCCGAGGGGCTGATGAAGAACCGGTACGTCGGCCGGACGTTCATCATGCCGACACAGGACGAGCGCGAGCGCGCGGTTCGGCTGAAACTCAACCCCATCAAGAGCACCATCGAGGGGAAGTCGGTCACGATCATCGACGACAGCATCGTCCGGGGAACGACCTCCCGCCAACTCGTCTCGCTCCTGAAAGACGCCGGCGCCGAGGAGGTCCACGTCCGGATCGGCGCGCCGCCGATCGTCGCCCCCTGTTACATGGGGATCGATATGGCCTCCCGCGAGGAACTCATCGCCGCGGACCGGTCGATCGAGGAGATCCGCGAGGAGATCCACGCGGACAGCCTCGGGTACCTCTCGATCGACGCCGTCGCCGACGTGCTCGGGGAGTCGCGGCTCGATCTCTGTCTCGGCTGCGTGACCGGCGAGTACCCCTACGACATCGACGGCGAGGACACCGACCGCGACGTGCAGCGGCCGGTCATCGGGGACGGCGCGACCGCCAGCGCCGACGACTGA
- a CDS encoding MoaD/ThiS family protein, with amino-acid sequence MAQSQSALETTQTTVEVRATGHVRDALGTPRLSFTFEGDTLREFAEAFFEEYDVRDLVIAETEAESATRGWAPIDAEDVPGELRKNPDGEQTRAYARILVNGQFNENLAGFDTKLNEGDRVALVYPFLFCL; translated from the coding sequence ATGGCTCAGTCGCAGTCCGCCCTGGAGACGACACAGACGACCGTCGAGGTGCGCGCGACGGGACACGTCCGCGACGCCCTCGGGACGCCGAGGCTCTCTTTCACCTTCGAGGGCGACACGCTCCGGGAGTTCGCCGAAGCGTTCTTCGAGGAGTACGACGTCCGCGACCTCGTGATCGCCGAGACGGAGGCGGAGTCGGCGACGCGCGGGTGGGCGCCGATCGACGCCGAGGACGTCCCGGGCGAACTCCGGAAGAACCCCGACGGCGAGCAGACGCGGGCGTACGCGCGGATCCTCGTCAACGGACAGTTCAACGAGAACCTGGCGGGGTTCGACACGAAACTGAACGAGGGCGATCGGGTCGCGCTGGTCTACCCGTTCCTGTTCTGTCTGTGA
- a CDS encoding DUF420 domain-containing protein produces MELRARDHVLGLTAVLSVVSLAAVFAAVGGVVPASLLPVVPDAVVEAIPHVNAVLSTTALVTIVLGVRFIRRDDVRRHRAMMLATLALFVAFLVLYLYRISLEGATEFLGPEAVYQFVYLPTLAVHVALAIACIPLLYYVLLLALSRPVAELYETPHRRVGRVAAALWFVSFALGDVVYVLLYVVY; encoded by the coding sequence ATGGAACTGCGCGCACGAGACCACGTGCTCGGGCTCACAGCGGTGCTTTCGGTCGTCTCGCTCGCAGCCGTGTTCGCCGCCGTCGGTGGCGTCGTCCCCGCGTCGTTGCTGCCCGTCGTCCCCGACGCGGTCGTCGAGGCGATTCCGCACGTCAACGCCGTGCTCAGCACGACGGCGCTCGTGACCATCGTCCTCGGCGTCCGGTTCATCCGCCGCGACGACGTCCGCCGACATCGGGCGATGATGCTCGCGACGCTCGCGCTGTTCGTCGCCTTTCTCGTTCTCTACCTCTATCGGATCTCGCTGGAAGGCGCCACCGAGTTCCTCGGTCCCGAGGCCGTCTATCAGTTCGTCTATCTCCCCACGCTCGCGGTCCACGTCGCACTCGCGATCGCCTGCATTCCGCTCCTGTACTACGTGCTGCTGCTGGCGCTCTCGCGCCCGGTCGCGGAGCTCTACGAGACGCCCCACCGACGCGTCGGGCGCGTCGCGGCCGCGCTGTGGTTCGTCTCCTTCGCGCTCGGGGACGTCGTCTACGTCCTGCTCTACGTCGTCTACTGA
- a CDS encoding helix-turn-helix domain-containing protein, with the protein MAKYSTGSGGGGGDGDSCELCGRSTGDLRRANVAGAELLVCSDCAPHDDSRKQSGSSSNAESGGRGEETPRRKRAAQQQARMYDQTKGDSSHWEEGTDYEEDQLPYLVTGYGDRVETARQDAGLTVEELAAELDVDESDVDAVEQGRATRAGVGGSVVRALEERLDVELVDE; encoded by the coding sequence ATGGCCAAGTACTCCACCGGCAGCGGCGGGGGCGGTGGCGACGGCGACAGCTGTGAACTCTGCGGTCGCTCGACCGGCGACCTCCGCCGGGCGAACGTCGCCGGCGCGGAACTGCTCGTGTGTTCGGACTGTGCGCCGCACGACGACTCCCGAAAGCAGAGCGGTAGCTCCTCGAACGCCGAGTCCGGCGGCCGCGGTGAGGAGACGCCGCGGCGGAAACGGGCGGCCCAGCAACAGGCGCGGATGTACGACCAGACGAAGGGCGACTCCTCTCACTGGGAGGAGGGAACCGACTACGAAGAGGATCAGCTCCCGTATCTCGTGACGGGGTACGGCGATCGCGTCGAGACCGCCCGGCAGGACGCGGGGCTGACCGTCGAGGAACTGGCGGCCGAACTCGACGTCGACGAGTCCGACGTCGACGCGGTCGAACAGGGCCGGGCGACGCGGGCCGGCGTCGGCGGGTCCGTCGTCCGCGCGCTCGAAGAGCGACTGGACGTCGAACTGGTCGACGAGTAG
- a CDS encoding alanyl-tRNA editing protein: MQTRAPEEPEVREFSAEVVGVDDRTVTLDHTYFYAESGGQPADRGTLGGTRVVDVQEGDGGVRHVLASSPEFGVGDTVTGVVDDDFRTYCMRAHTASHVLYGAGRRLLDDLGYGGFDISEEKVRVDFSTSTDIDDETLVELERLANRTVWDSRDVSWEEVPTAEATAREDVAFNTKTEEGVMDDADTVRIVDVDGWDVAACGGTHVSNTREIGPVTVLDRSNPGEGLTRVEFAVGPSGIDRGAERHRALRETAAALETNVDDLAETAATVRSERDDLEARVRDLERAAVADAIDDFETVTKDDTLWRIGVLDGVDPNDAGEAAKDAVGDSDVLVAVGGDERPYLVVAAGHDSDVHAGSVVDDVTDTYGGGGGGGPPFAQGGGLDAAPADVLDAVREWEPEE; this comes from the coding sequence ATGCAGACACGCGCCCCCGAGGAACCGGAGGTCCGGGAGTTTTCGGCCGAAGTCGTCGGCGTCGACGACCGGACGGTAACGCTCGATCACACGTACTTCTACGCCGAGAGCGGCGGTCAGCCGGCCGACCGCGGGACGCTCGGTGGGACACGCGTGGTCGACGTCCAGGAGGGCGACGGCGGGGTCCGGCACGTCCTCGCGTCGTCTCCCGAGTTCGGCGTCGGCGACACGGTGACCGGGGTCGTCGACGACGACTTCCGGACGTACTGTATGCGCGCACACACGGCGAGCCACGTGCTCTACGGGGCGGGCCGGCGGCTCCTCGACGACCTCGGCTACGGCGGGTTCGACATCTCCGAGGAGAAGGTGCGCGTGGACTTCTCCACCTCGACGGACATCGACGACGAGACGCTCGTGGAACTCGAACGGCTGGCGAACCGCACCGTGTGGGACTCACGAGACGTCAGTTGGGAGGAAGTTCCGACGGCGGAGGCGACCGCTCGGGAGGACGTCGCGTTCAACACCAAGACTGAGGAGGGCGTGATGGACGACGCCGACACGGTCCGGATCGTCGACGTCGACGGCTGGGACGTCGCCGCCTGCGGCGGCACGCACGTCTCGAACACCCGCGAGATCGGGCCGGTCACGGTCCTCGACCGCTCGAACCCGGGAGAGGGCCTCACCCGCGTCGAGTTCGCCGTGGGGCCGAGCGGCATCGACCGTGGGGCTGAGCGGCATCGCGCGCTCCGCGAGACCGCCGCGGCGCTCGAAACGAACGTCGACGACCTCGCGGAGACGGCGGCGACCGTCCGGTCGGAACGCGACGACCTCGAAGCGCGCGTCCGCGACCTCGAACGCGCCGCCGTCGCGGACGCGATCGACGACTTCGAGACCGTCACCAAGGACGACACGCTCTGGCGGATCGGCGTCCTCGACGGCGTCGACCCGAACGACGCCGGCGAGGCGGCGAAGGACGCGGTCGGCGACTCGGACGTCCTCGTCGCCGTCGGCGGCGACGAGCGACCCTACCTCGTCGTCGCCGCCGGCCACGACAGCGACGTCCACGCCGGATCGGTGGTCGACGACGTCACCGACACCTACGGCGGTGGCGGTGGCGGCGGGCCGCCGTTCGCGCAGGGCGGCGGCCTCGACGCCGCTCCGGCCGACGTCCTCGACGCCGTACGCGAGTGGGAGCCCGAGGAGTGA
- a CDS encoding HAD family hydrolase, whose translation MTDRSTTATTRPLDDFETVVWDLDGTLVRLLVDWDVVTGDVAAVFEAAGVDADGYDLWGMLDLADESDLRDDVEAVIGDHERTGAERSERLPHADFVGRFDAEGVCSLNAERACRTALDVHGLASHVDAVVGRDSVATRKPDPAPLLETLDRLGAEPDEAVFVGDSVRDEEAARRAGVAFRYVDEDRETEGTLSE comes from the coding sequence ATGACCGATCGGTCGACCACGGCGACGACGCGTCCGCTCGACGACTTCGAGACCGTCGTCTGGGACTTGGACGGAACCCTCGTTCGACTCCTCGTCGACTGGGACGTCGTGACCGGAGACGTCGCGGCCGTCTTCGAGGCGGCCGGCGTCGATGCCGACGGGTACGACCTCTGGGGGATGCTCGACCTCGCCGACGAGTCCGACCTCCGTGACGACGTCGAGGCCGTCATCGGCGATCACGAACGGACGGGCGCGGAGCGCTCAGAGCGCCTCCCGCACGCGGACTTCGTCGGGCGGTTCGACGCGGAGGGCGTCTGCTCGCTGAACGCCGAACGCGCCTGCCGGACCGCGCTCGACGTCCACGGACTCGCGTCGCACGTCGACGCCGTCGTCGGCCGCGACAGCGTCGCGACCCGAAAGCCCGATCCGGCGCCGCTGCTCGAAACGCTCGATCGGCTCGGCGCGGAGCCGGACGAGGCCGTGTTCGTCGGGGACTCGGTTCGAGACGAGGAGGCCGCTCGACGGGCGGGCGTGGCGTTCCGCTACGTCGACGAGGACCGGGAGACTGAGGGGACCCTCTCCGAATAG
- a CDS encoding bifunctional methylenetetrahydrofolate dehydrogenase/methenyltetrahydrofolate cyclohydrolase — protein sequence MTEIIDGNEVAQDIRNGLLDSIETLTDAGTTPCLATVLMNDDPASETYVSMKHKDCEEVGIATRDIELDPDTPAEELFDTIDELNADPEVHGILVQMPLPDHVDEREVLRSIDPAKDVDGFHPENVGRLVAGNARYKPCTPHGVQKLLAAADVETEGAEAVVVGRSNIVGKPMANLLIQKDEGGNATTTVCHSRTDDLAEKTRAADIVIAAAGVPEMITGEMLSEGTVVIDVGINRVETDEGSELVGDVDYDSAKEKASAITPVPGGVGPMTRAMLLWNTVKAAGDVAGIEVDLP from the coding sequence ATGACCGAGATCATCGACGGGAACGAGGTCGCCCAAGACATCCGGAACGGCCTGCTCGACAGCATCGAAACGCTGACCGACGCGGGGACGACGCCGTGTCTCGCGACCGTGCTGATGAACGACGACCCCGCCAGCGAGACGTACGTCTCGATGAAACACAAAGACTGCGAGGAGGTCGGCATCGCCACGCGCGACATCGAACTCGACCCCGACACGCCCGCGGAGGAACTGTTCGACACCATCGACGAACTGAACGCGGACCCCGAGGTACACGGGATCCTCGTGCAGATGCCGCTCCCGGACCACGTCGACGAGCGCGAGGTCCTGCGCAGCATCGACCCCGCGAAGGACGTCGACGGCTTCCACCCCGAGAACGTCGGCCGCCTCGTCGCCGGGAACGCCCGATACAAGCCGTGCACACCCCACGGCGTCCAGAAGCTCCTCGCCGCGGCCGACGTCGAAACCGAGGGCGCCGAGGCCGTCGTCGTCGGTCGATCGAACATCGTGGGCAAGCCGATGGCGAACCTCCTCATCCAGAAGGACGAGGGCGGAAACGCCACGACCACGGTCTGTCACTCCCGGACCGACGACCTCGCGGAGAAGACGCGCGCGGCCGACATCGTCATCGCCGCCGCGGGCGTTCCCGAGATGATCACCGGCGAGATGCTCTCTGAGGGCACCGTCGTGATCGACGTCGGGATCAACCGCGTCGAGACCGACGAGGGCTCCGAACTCGTCGGCGACGTCGACTACGACAGCGCGAAGGAGAAGGCGAGCGCGATCACGCCCGTCCCGGGCGGCGTCGGACCGATGACGCGTGCGATGCTCCTGTGGAACACGGTCAAGGCCGCGGGCGACGTCGCCGGCATCGAGGTCGACCTCCCGTAA
- the glyA gene encoding serine hydroxymethyltransferase, translating into MDYSHVRDVDPAVADALSGEVERQQNTLAMIASENHASEAVLEAQGSALTNKYAEGYPDERYYAGCEYADEVEELAIERAEELWGAEHVNVQPHSGSQANMSVYLAMLDPGDKILSLDLTHGGHLSHGHPANFAGQTYEVEQYEVDADTGYVDYEGLDDIAHEFDPDIIVSGYSAYPREVEWERIQETADDVDAYHLADIAHITGLVAAGAHSSPVGVADFVTGSTHKTIRAGRGGIVMCDEEHADAIDAAVFPGAQGGPLMHNIAGKAVGFGEALSAEFDAYAEQTVKNAQALADRLQENGLSLVSGGTDNHLVLVDLRPSHPETTGKDVEAALDAAGIVMNANTVPGETRSAFDPSGIRLGTPALTTRGFDEAATREVADLITRVIDDYDDEEVVEEVSARVDELADEHPLYE; encoded by the coding sequence ATGGACTACAGCCACGTCCGCGACGTCGATCCCGCCGTCGCAGACGCGCTCTCCGGCGAAGTGGAGCGACAGCAGAACACCCTGGCGATGATCGCGAGCGAGAACCACGCGAGCGAGGCGGTCCTCGAAGCGCAGGGAAGCGCGCTGACGAACAAGTACGCTGAGGGCTACCCGGACGAGCGGTACTACGCGGGGTGTGAGTACGCCGACGAGGTCGAGGAGTTAGCGATCGAGCGCGCCGAGGAACTGTGGGGCGCCGAGCACGTGAACGTCCAGCCGCACTCGGGGTCGCAGGCGAACATGTCGGTCTACCTGGCGATGCTGGACCCCGGCGACAAGATCCTCTCTTTGGACCTCACTCACGGCGGTCACCTGAGCCACGGTCACCCCGCGAACTTCGCGGGCCAGACCTACGAGGTCGAACAGTACGAGGTGGACGCCGACACCGGCTACGTCGACTACGAGGGTCTCGACGACATCGCTCACGAGTTCGATCCGGACATCATCGTCTCCGGGTACTCCGCGTACCCCCGGGAGGTCGAGTGGGAGCGGATTCAGGAGACCGCCGACGACGTCGACGCGTATCATTTGGCCGACATCGCCCACATCACCGGCCTCGTGGCCGCGGGCGCGCACTCCTCGCCGGTCGGCGTGGCCGACTTCGTGACGGGATCGACGCACAAGACGATCCGGGCGGGCCGCGGCGGGATCGTGATGTGCGATGAGGAACACGCCGACGCCATCGACGCCGCGGTCTTTCCCGGGGCGCAGGGCGGTCCCCTGATGCACAACATCGCGGGGAAGGCCGTCGGCTTCGGCGAGGCGCTCTCGGCGGAGTTCGACGCTTACGCGGAACAGACGGTGAAAAACGCGCAGGCGCTGGCCGACCGACTGCAGGAGAACGGGCTGAGCCTGGTCTCGGGCGGGACGGACAACCACCTCGTCCTGGTCGATCTCCGGCCCTCGCATCCGGAGACGACGGGCAAGGACGTCGAAGCCGCACTCGACGCTGCGGGCATCGTGATGAACGCGAACACGGTGCCGGGCGAGACCCGCTCGGCGTTCGACCCCAGCGGGATCCGCCTCGGGACGCCCGCGCTCACCACCCGCGGCTTCGACGAAGCGGCCACCCGAGAGGTCGCAGACCTGATCACGCGGGTCATCGACGACTACGACGACGAAGAGGTCGTCGAAGAGGTCTCCGCGCGAGTCGACGAACTCGCCGACGAACACCCGCTCTACGAGTAA
- the tbsP gene encoding transcriptional regulator TbsP: MSSSTNVLGATVEDVVSAALRSVSDAAYVVGPTREIVEALVELGVDADATPHVRVLSDESLLKDVLDDFLLASNAASLIDDGVLDLRVTDERFENTLVVTESSVVAVVTAGDRVAGLTTDDEAFVRSANDTYRDAFEASEPFTLRTPSISAVRESLESDFGPEMRADFDAVLRSLQAVPDDGSILDEVTVSLLVAAKNDVLLYDISKWGEDVGIASKATFSRTKTELEDVGLIETEKVPIDVGRPRLRLRLGDERLRDAEADQLASTARNILE; encoded by the coding sequence ATGTCCTCCAGTACAAACGTCCTCGGCGCTACCGTCGAGGACGTCGTCTCCGCGGCCCTCCGGTCGGTCTCGGACGCCGCCTACGTGGTCGGTCCGACCCGAGAGATCGTCGAGGCGCTCGTCGAACTCGGCGTCGACGCCGACGCGACCCCGCACGTCCGCGTGCTCAGCGACGAATCGCTCCTGAAAGACGTCCTGGACGATTTCCTCCTCGCGAGCAACGCCGCGTCGCTCATCGACGACGGCGTGCTCGATCTGCGCGTGACCGACGAGCGGTTCGAGAACACGCTCGTCGTGACCGAATCGTCCGTCGTCGCCGTCGTCACCGCCGGCGACCGCGTCGCTGGGCTGACCACCGACGACGAGGCGTTCGTTCGGAGCGCGAACGACACCTACCGGGACGCGTTCGAGGCGTCCGAGCCGTTCACGCTCCGGACGCCGTCCATCTCGGCGGTTCGCGAATCGCTGGAGTCCGACTTCGGTCCGGAGATGCGGGCCGACTTCGACGCGGTCCTCCGATCGCTCCAGGCCGTCCCGGACGACGGCTCGATCCTCGACGAGGTGACCGTCAGCCTGCTCGTCGCCGCGAAGAACGACGTGCTCCTGTACGACATCTCGAAGTGGGGCGAAGACGTCGGCATCGCCAGCAAGGCGACGTTCTCTCGAACGAAGACCGAACTGGAGGACGTCGGACTGATCGAAACCGAGAAAGTTCCGATCGACGTGGGTCGGCCACGGCTGCGACTGCGACTCGGCGACGAGCGCCTCCGCGACGCGGAGGCGGACCAACTCGCGAGTACCGCTCGGAATATCCTCGAGTGA